In Lycium ferocissimum isolate CSIRO_LF1 chromosome 7, AGI_CSIRO_Lferr_CH_V1, whole genome shotgun sequence, the sequence GCAAGACAGCATCCCAAATTTGTGCATCTGAATTCTGAAGTTTAAAGAACGTAGCAGCTAGACCACTAGTCCACTGCattccaaacttttttttttggttttttacaccacccacccccacaccccctaccccaccaccccctccaaaaaggttaatttttttttttttaaattgaaaactatttttttctacGACACCCCCACCCCCTTTACCCCaacaccccaccaccccctacaaaaaaattaattttttttttaaaaaaaaaaaatgcttgaaaattttctttttttattttctacacTCACCCTCCCACCCTGCGCACCCATATCCCCTCccgaattttctacttcatatttaatttacctttataaaaataaaaagtttgcGTGGTTAATTTGGTgtggtttgggggggggggtgagggaTAGTGGGTGGTgcataagaaaagaaatttccattttttatagACTTttcataaaagtaaaataaattatatgaaataaaaaatttggaagGGGTGGGAGGGTGAGAAGGTTGGATGGAGCGAtggtgtggggtggggttggggtgggcgggatttggttgggggtgggggtgagtggtggAGGGTGGGTTCTTGCGGTGGGTGGTGGGGATGGGGTGGAGTGAGGGGTTGTGTGGTAtggggtggtggggttggggtggggcttgggtgggtattttctggaacaaaaaaaaattctaccaactaaccgaacatgaaaaaataagtaagaaattcacttattttccactaaccaaccgaacatgagaaaataagtagaaattcacttatttttcaagaacacattttcctCCCTACTGAACACATCCGCAATGTGAAAAtcgaaataacaagtcaatccTACTAAAGCAATTAAATTGGAATCGTAattataacataaattcaaaattccaaaaaaaaaaaaaagttaatataATATTCTTATGTCAATTTCCAACATAACATAGATAAGTTCCAGCATAACTTAAGTAAAtgtaattcaagaaaaggaaaacataatAAGCTTATAACctcattcaacaacaaaaatttACTTTAATGGCATCACTCATTAGACTTCAAGTTTATTAATGACTCATTATTTCTAATATTCGGTAATTtagtttcaaaaaatataatattaacgCAGTTGgcgaaatgaagaaaataaaataaataagaaataaaaaatacaagcaattacatggaatcacaagaagtaaaggttgagaaatgagaagaaaggaaatgaatgataaataatgtaaaagaaaaatacgttttaaatttaaaaataaattaaaaagtaaaaagtaaaagtaaaaaaataaaaattataaagaaataaataaaaataaaaataaaagaaataaaaagtaaCCTTGTAATTACATAGTGTAGTTACCATCAATTCTCACCTCCCCCTTTGAAAATTGAAGAGTATAATTACACGCTTTCAATTATACCCGATTTCATGCTGACCAAATAATCACTTGGTCAGACAAATATGTCAAAATGCGTAATTCCACTCAATTACACACACAACTAAGTGGCTTTCCAAACGGTACGTAGGGGGTATTTTAGACCCAATGGTGAAAGGAGGATATATTTATAAGCCTTTCTCATGGATTAGGGGTATTTATTAGCCTTTTCCGTTTTAAAAAGTATAATATcctaaaatatttttccataaacTTAAGATTACACGTGAATAATGGTGGAATGGCTAATAATTCTAAAAATATGTGAGTATTCACAAGAAAAGAGACCAACAATACACATTCAAATAATTGAAAGTTAAGACTTACTCAGTCAAAGAGGacataaatggtcccttaactatgggagtaggttcaaaatagtcccttaactatgcatAACGAGCTTTGATTCTTTAAGTTTGCCACAAATTAACAAAAATGGCCCCTTAACTATGAGGGTTGGTTAAAAATAGTctcttaagtatgcacttaacagtttcGATCCTTTAAATTCGCCAAAAGTTAATACTTTTGGTCTCCGACAAAATATTCATCGAACtttgtttgttagatttgacgagaactatgaaaaaaaaaatctcagtaCAAAACCGACGGATGTTAGCCCATTATAGGGTAAAACCAAGGAAAAAACCAACAGACTTGATAATGTCAGAAAATAGTTTTTCGGAACACAAAACTGACAGACTCTGTCGATTAAAATTGAGGCAGTCAAtcggctaagtaaaatacagcagactttagaaataaattagaaatagcATAAACTACAAAAGTTGTCACTACtaaaaacaagcaaaaaaatGATGGACGGGAACCGATGGATAAAATCGAGggacactattttttttattgttttttacgAAAACCAACGGACGTCCGTCggttattttcaagaaaaaatgcgcggaaattattattattatttaaaaaaaaaaagaatcactacaatgaaagtatttatttttatcccTGATTTTTAGTAAAAACGAGTCTAGTGTATTTTTCTTAGCTGATGGACTCCTCAATTTTAATCGACAGACTCCGTCGGTTTTTGTGTTCTGAGACACTATTTTCTGACATTATCAAGTTTGTAGGTTTTTCCCTATAACCGACTGACGTCCTTCGATTTTGTCCCGAGGTGTTTGGTCGTTTCTTTAATAATGTGTACCTTTAATGTGAGTTCTCGgtaacttttccttcttttttttttatagttcaTCAAATCTAACAACAACATCGATAAATATTTTGTCGGaaactaaaagtgttaacttttggcgAACTTAAAGGAGcaaactgttaagtgcatacttaaagggctatttttaaccaaccctcatagttaagggaccatttttgttaacttgtgGCAAATTTAAAGAACCAAAACCGTTAAGTGCATAATTaatggactattttgaacctactctcatggttaagggaccatttatgtccttttctcCTTAGTATCACAAGAATAAAATTAAATGAGAATTCTTCAATAACTGAAAAAAGCAAAAGAGCTTGATTTTGTATACCTGTGTACTTTAACAGCAATATTCGACCCTATCTTCGCAGTTGAGTCAACAATTGCTCTTTTTTGGTTAATCTTCTACAGAGTTACGTGGCGGCGGACCTGATTAATTCCTTTTTTCCCTCTTTCCTTAATTAAAATAAGCCAGAAACAAAGGACTAAAATAATAGTTGTTTACTGTTTCTTTTTCTAATAATGGACAAATGCTATTTGCAGCTCGTTTATATAAGCAATAACCTTTGTTATGCAGAAATGTCTCGTTTGTTTATCATAATCATTGCAATAATAGTGTAGACAAAATTAAATATCACAAACACAATGACGTGTTTTAATTTGACACTTGAACGTATAGTCCTTTTGAGAACATAACCACAGCAAAATGATAAACGtaattttacttaaacacaaacgtaattttacttaaacacaCCGTAAGAAATCCTCGTTTAGTACATACAATACAAAGATCAAGGAAAACTAGTCCAATGGAGTACATCCTGAATTTTATTTATGAATCTTAAATTCCAAAAACAAGCACAAATAATGGAATCATAGTATTATTTGGCTTAtcatttttagttgttgtccCACCAAAATTGTGCTTGAAGGTGATCGATCACTTTCTTAGCAACTTGGAATGCTTTGGCGAGGACATCATCATTGATTGGTGGGTCTGAGCCAAATACTGCATTTGCTATAGTGATGACTCCTGGATTTTGGCTACGTAGTCCGGAAATTAAGTGCGCGTTAGTCTTTCCACATTAAATTGAAAATGAATGAGACCTATCGGGAAACAAACACATCTCCAGCGCATGTAGAATCTTGGTAAATAGTTTATTCTTCATATTTGGACCGGGGTTTGAAAGCACGAAGCCAACATAGAGCATGCCCTCAAGGACAACAAGAAACCTCGTTGCTGGGGTGAGTATGAGGTGGGTTGAGACCATATGGGGCGTAATCAATACGAGCTAAAAATGCCCAAAGTGTTGAGTCCGAGTAAGTTATTGGCGTTCCACCGCAAGCATTCTGTTGAGATCCAAGTTGATTTGAAGTATTTCCGGGTATATTTAGACCTGGTCTAAAGAAGTCATCATGGTGACATCCTTTGGATCCTTGCAAAATTTTCCATTCACGAAAACTGTATAGAAATCGCAATTAGAAAGTAAatataacaataaaaaaaaaaaaaaaaaaaaggcatgaaATGCGAAAGCTATGATTGAAATAAGTATCAAATGTTGTGGTTTACCAGCAGCCATGGAGTCATTAACAGCAACACAAAAATCTTGCAAAAGACTAGGATCAGATGCATGGCTTATTGGAGTCACCACAGCCAAAATGGCAATGGTCAAGTCAAGGTAATTGAGAGCCatcacaattaattaaaatactctatatatttgaaacaatctaatttattattattgtctGTTTATATGTGATTAATACGATAAGAGAGGTATGCTTATTTATAGGTAAACGATTGTTTGAATTAGTCGTCAAACTTTCCATAAGTAAAGTGTGAATTAGGCTTCTGCATTACCAACTCATAAGTGGTAAATTTTTAAACATTTGAGTTGTGAAGTTGGGTCAACAACTATAAGGAATTATAAGGAATTaatcttttaattttatgagaagATACAAACAGTTTATAACAACTACATATAATTAAAGACTAAATCATATTTGTGAAGGACTTATTATTGGAAAGGCTCATGATCACGCATGATcaggaagaaaaagaagttgAGTATGATAGGAACTTCAACAGAAATAATAACCAGAATGCATATGGGATGCCAACAAGATGTAGACTTTAGAAGCAATATATAAGCATGAACAAAAGATGTTTGCCTTACTAACACCCAAAGCTATAATTCCTTTTGGTAAGTTTGGAAATTATCAATCAATAACCATATTGATTGTTAAattcttaaaattaaatttataaaactgataaaaaaaaataatattaaagtaACATTTTAGACTTCTAGACCATTTGATACTGGAGATTCGTTATTATACATTTTTCCTAGTATTTCTTACGGCTCAAGACTATTTCAAATGGACGGGAGGATCAATTAACTGGTATAAGTCCTACTAAAATAGGTTTAGTCTTTGTAGTTGTTGAAGAAATCTTCACGAtacaattttttgaaaagttcaCCATTCGATGACTTGGTAATGCAGAAGCCTAATCCTTACTTTGTTTTGCCATACTCAAATTTCTGTCTAAGGGAGTTCTTAATTGGCTCTCTAAAGTTATAGCAACATGATGCACCGAGTTTATCGTGGAAGAGATATGATTTATCGCAGCTGCGATGATCATTAGTCGATACCGTgcacttttaatgaaatgatcataacttTGTGTAACAAAGTTCAAATGATGAACTGTCGAGAAGTGActcaaaaaggaaagaaaaagagaaggaaagatcaaatattcataatctaaaagtTGCTAGAGTTATAAGTGATTTCTGGATAACGTAAGAATCATCAACGAGTTAGTCACATGTattatctttcaattttcactttattAATGTCAACGAATGACTttaaagttgattttagaaaaatcaagataggttgagttaataaatgaatGAGTTATTAACTTGTCCAGGGGGTCACCTGAGTTGAGATGATGAGTTGTCTCAAGATAGGCTAAATAAGAGGTTGTAGCCTAATCAATCCAATTCTTACcaagttgtaattgtttttttttttttcttctcatttgtttaattactaaataaattaataaaacatttcttcttttatgtcagtatatagaaaatattaaacaaaataaaatttagaaagTATTTTGATGAGGTTTCTAGCTAAAGCAACCCAACTTAATTGAAAGGGTTAGAACGAGCTgagttaacaaaaaaaaaaaaaaataggcggGTCATTAACCTTCTCAGACTTTGGCggtttggggtgggggggggggggtcatgTTTTCATACACTCACACGTTCGAGTGTAGCATGGGCGGAGTTAGGGGGTGCAAGTCGAAAAGTTATAACACTACATTTACTAGGTCAAGATGTTGTGTGTCTTTGGCTTCTTCTTGcatttatttctttatattttgaattactTTAGTGAAAATTTTGGGGATTGATGTGTGATGTGTATTAGTAGAAGCCGCCCCCCGTCCCCACTAAAGTCAAAGTAACAAATATCGTATATTTGAGTAATTGAATACTAAAACATTAGCGAAGCGGTGAAGAAGATCTAGGATCAGGACGACTTCTGTTTGGTTtaatatatagatttttttttccattattaCAGGACTCTTAAACTGCATGCTCTAACTAGGGAAATTATGTTCCAGATCATAGAAAGAAGAAATTGTATATTATTGAGGCCAagcttacatatgtatatatagtcaAACCTTTTCATAACGGCGTCCTTTTTCCATATATGTTTTGATTGCACGAGATCTTGCTATagagaacatatatatatatatatatatatatatatatatatatatataacatattaaCATAATATGAAAGTCGGTTCCaaaatatagtgaaatgttgCTATCGATGATGGTTGTTATATAGAGGTGTgtctgtatatatattttttattttcaattattaGTCCCTTATTAAAATTAGTTCCAATGACAAGCTTGTAaataggggtgtacatggactgggttggttcggatttttcaaataccaaaccaaaccaattacgTCGGATTTTTGCGGGTTATTTGGTTTTCTCGGGGTTTTCGTTTTTTTCCGTAAAAAGTCACACACACACAGTCCtaataagatacaactatatatatatacacaaatatagtgatgacattgtattaaaatattcaacaaaaaaaattaataaaatcagttaaaataaatattgctaattaataagccataaaaaaatgaccataatctaaaaatactaagtcgtgctaaaataagtacggctaataagtattaattatatacagagaaaaaaattaagttatgtattttcactctctcaaACCAATTATGCGttaactaaagaatagatatccaacattattgccATTCCTAGTGTTAGcgttgaatttcttttgttagcatcagtgttgagttggttttgatttggactttatttgagttactaacatccatgggATATATAACTTCTAAGTTCAAGtttaaaataatatgataaaggacaaaaaactatgaaaaagtttaagaaatatttataaattacattacaaataaatatttttatgtataaaatattcaaaaattgaatacgtaatgtcgggttggtttggttcggtttgacttttttttagctaaaaccaaaccaaaccaattatggtcgaagtttttttatttgtcaaaccaaaccactagtcggttttttttctcggtttgactcggtttatcggtttggtgcggtttatcggtttgcTTTTTGTACACTACTTGTAAATATGCATGGTGTTAGTTCAAAAATAAGAAACTATTCCAGGTCTTCATGTAATCATGTTGAGATGAATGAATTTTCCTCTCGCGTGCTAACCAACGTAGTCATCagtttaataaattttagtaacTTTAATAGTACAGTGGTTTAATATGTACCAATGAAGATTTTAGACTAATTAAATCAACGAATTATTGTACACATTATTTATTCGCTCGTCCAATATAATGCTTCTCAGTCTACATCTAGTAGGCtataatcttttcttttttcccctcttGGCAGATTATAGTAAATTACTGTCAAttcttaatttttcaaattaggTAATAAAGATTTGGTCTTTGCAGTGGAAGCTTCAATATTCAAGTGTttgaaaaaaggggaaattgacGGCCAATTCAGACATATTCATCTATAAATAAGAGGCGTTTTTTTATCATGCTTGTCAAAAATCAACAAAGGAAAACATAATTTGAATTGTTTCATAAGATAGTTTCTAATAGCAATGgctttcaagtcaattatattaACCATTGCCATAATGGCTATTTTATCTTCAATAAGTCTTGCATTTGATCCTAGCCCTCTGCAAGATTTCTGTGTTGCTGTTGATGACTCCAAGACTGCTGGTAAATTACTTTGAATGTCAAATTAAATTCACGATTACAGTTTTtataaaaccttttttttttttgtttgtttcctaacctctttattaatttttcactaatttagttttaattttctttcttttgcagtTTTTGTGAACGGAAAATTTTGCAAGGATCCAAAGGTTGTTATGGCGGATGACTTCTTCAAATCAGGTCTGAACATTCCTGGAAATACTTCGAATCAACTTGGATCTGCTGTAACTGCTGTGAACGTCGACAACTTACATGGACTGAACACTCTGGGCATTTCATTAGCTCGTATTGACTATGCACCATATGGTCTCAACCCACCTCATACGCACCCCCGAGCAACTGAGTTTCTTGTTGTCCTCGAGGGCACGCTCTATGTTGGCTTTGTCCTTTCAAACCCGGGTCCAAATCTGAAGAATAAACTTTTTACCAAAATTTTACATCAGGGAGATGTGTTCGTTTTCCCAATAGGACTCATTCATTTTCAATTTAATGTGGGAAAGAATAAGGTCGTTGCACTTTTCGGATTGAGTAGTCAAAATCCAGGAGTCATCACTATTGCAAATGCGGTATTTGGCTCAGACCCACCAATCAATGATGATGTCCTCGCCAAAGCATTCCAAGTTGATAAAAAAGTTGTGGATTACCTCCAATCACAATTCTGGTGGGATAACAACTAAAccgatttttgaaagaatatatTGATCTACAATTAGTTATGGTTCTGTGAACTGTCTGTGTCACAGaattaaataagtaatcaaTGTCGACTGGTTTTCCTCTCCATTATTTAGGTGTGATGTATTGGATGAGGATATGTAATGTTTTGTTATGGAATAAAATTTTCATTGTTTGTGATATATATCCCTGATCCTTGCTCTGGAACAAAGTACATCTCCTTGGAACAAAAGCAATATATATTACTAAGTCCCCTGAAACATTAGCAATTTTTTCAAGTCACAGAATCATGCTTTCGTAATTGAACTTTTTAACGATGTATCACATATCTGTGTACAGTTAATTTATTGACGGGCCAAAAAATGCGGCggtccgtttttttttttttatatgcggattgtccttcatttggggtggcctttaatttttgccgcCTAATAACCCGAGATTCTGGGTTGgaaccccagctcagttaaaaaaaaataaaaaaaaattcgcactgcagatgtttggattcgcaaggcagagttcttaaggcagaattttgcaaaaactCTGTCTTGCTAATCCAAACTttaccttgcaattttttttaattttttgactgagcgggggttcgaacccgaagcaaagagatttttagcgaagagcaaaaattaaagaccacccccagcgaagaatcatcctgcaaattgcccgttCCTTTTTATGTGACACTATTCAAATGGGCATGAAATTAGCCCATTAATCAAGATCCCATAAGTCACTATAGTATGGTGAAACTCCAAGAAAAACACACCGCAAAAGTAAAGGGAAAGAAGCACGCATGTCATTCTGAAGTTGGTGTTAAGTGAAAACATATTAGCAGtttctaataatactagtaaaCTGGCTCGCGCGTTACAATTTTTTTCCTATTCTTGAACATCAAATAAAGTAAATTTTTGCAACTACTACTATCTTTATATTTACTTAAAAAAGATAATCAAAAACATGAATTTATAATTTCAACTCAAGGATGTTTCATaaaacttttatttcaaaaacgAAGCTAAAAGTACATATCATAACGTAATCTTATGAAAATAAAAACCATCATCACAAAAATTATATCAGAAATATTCTtcctaaaagaaaattcaaatatttcctctaattttcatcatttagaaatattaaatttcactaaatattaaatttttgatgaaattacTTTTTTCATTATTATATCATTTAGAAATATTAAATTTCactaaatattaaattttcaatgAAATTACTTTTTTCATTATTATATCTTCTTTTGttaatgtatatgtacatgtgtagGTAGATGTATTACTGTACATGATTGTATtgtttaataaatatttgataTATGTCCTAAGTTAAAATATAATTGTGTTAAAAAAATCCATTAATATAGCTATAAGAATctaagaataaaattaaagtgcaAAAAGGAAGGCAACAAAATAAGGAAAGTGTACCGAGCAGTACTTACAAAATTCCCAATTTAAGTGAATGCACAAACACAAAATTTGGCCCTAAATGGACGTGAATTATGGAATCAAGATGGGGAGATTCTGTAAAATTTACGAGAGAAGGGGAGTTTCTTGTGCAT encodes:
- the LOC132062728 gene encoding putative germin-like protein 2-1; translation: MAFKSIILTIAIMAILSSISLAFDPSPLQDFCVAVDDSKTAVFVNGKFCKDPKVVMADDFFKSGLNIPGNTSNQLGSAVTAVNVDNLHGLNTLGISLARIDYAPYGLNPPHTHPRATEFLVVLEGTLYVGFVLSNPGPNLKNKLFTKILHQGDVFVFPIGLIHFQFNVGKNKVVALFGLSSQNPGVITIANAVFGSDPPINDDVLAKAFQVDKKVVDYLQSQFWWDNN